In Streptomyces sp. DG2A-72, one genomic interval encodes:
- a CDS encoding cupin domain-containing protein, protein MPVIRPTDAVTHEIHGARFVSYATPRTGSKELCAWRGEIPPGTKAPAHTVNREEILHLLDGELLITLDGRTDRVTAGDTLIINPGATFGVENPTDRTALTWVTTSIGLEAELADGTRIVPPWAN, encoded by the coding sequence ATGCCCGTCATCCGCCCGACCGACGCCGTCACCCACGAGATCCACGGCGCCCGCTTCGTCTCGTACGCCACCCCCCGCACCGGCAGCAAGGAACTCTGCGCCTGGCGCGGTGAGATCCCGCCCGGGACCAAAGCGCCCGCGCACACCGTCAACCGGGAGGAAATCCTGCACCTGCTCGACGGCGAGCTGCTGATCACGCTCGACGGCCGTACCGACCGCGTCACGGCCGGCGACACCCTGATCATCAACCCCGGCGCGACCTTCGGCGTCGAGAACCCGACCGACCGGACCGCGCTCACCTGGGTCACCACCTCCATCGGCCTGGAGGCGGAGCTGGCCGACGGCACGCGCATCGTGCCGCCGTGGGCCAACTGA
- a CDS encoding MarR family winged helix-turn-helix transcriptional regulator, with product MQNSEALALTAALLSAAADLTQRINDGVVARGFEVRPAHGFAFTRLAPGGATVTDLAVHLGVTKQAASQLVEELVRKGYVERRPHPDDARARLVVLTERGWACTRAAEEAAADAVREWVDVLGESEVRALCDRLGRIAPYGPLRPIW from the coding sequence GTGCAGAACTCCGAAGCCCTCGCCCTGACTGCCGCCCTGCTCTCCGCCGCGGCCGACCTGACGCAGCGCATCAACGACGGCGTCGTTGCGCGCGGGTTCGAGGTGCGACCCGCGCACGGCTTCGCGTTCACTCGGCTCGCCCCCGGCGGGGCGACGGTCACCGACCTCGCTGTCCATCTCGGGGTCACCAAGCAGGCCGCGAGTCAGCTCGTCGAGGAGCTTGTGCGCAAGGGGTATGTCGAGCGCCGGCCGCATCCCGATGACGCGCGCGCCCGGCTGGTCGTGCTGACCGAGCGGGGGTGGGCCTGCACGCGGGCCGCGGAGGAGGCGGCTGCGGATGCGGTGCGGGAGTGGGTCGACGTGCTCGGTGAGAGTGAAGTGCGGGCGTTGTGCGACCGATTGGGACGCATCGCGCCCTATGGCCCTCTCAGGCCCATCTGGTGA